In the Streptomyces sp. 3214.6 genome, AGTTCGAGATCGGCGTACGACTGGGACAGCACCGAGTCGAGGCACTCGTGCAGATACGCCTGAACCTTGTACGCGGGGACGATGACACTGAACCTGGGCAAGGCACATCCATGGGTCGGCGCGGGCGGTGGGCAGGGCCTTGCCCGGGAACGGCCAATGGGGTGAATCGGTTACGGTCCGTGCGGCATACGGAGGATTGGGCGTGAGGGGAATGTGGGTGAACGGAGAAGGGCGGGCCGATGACTCGGCCCGCCCCTGACCGCTTTGCGGGGTTACTTGACCGCGCCCGCCATCACACCGGACACGAACTGCCGCTGGAACGCGAAGAACACGGCCAGCGGGATCACCATCGAGATGAACGCGCCGGGCGCGAGCACGTCGATGTTGTTGCCGAACTGCCTCACCTGCGTCTGCAGGGCGACCGTGATCGGCTGGCTGTCGGCGTTGGTGAACACCAGCGCCACCAGCATGTCGTTCCACACCCACAGGAACTGGAAGATGCCCAGGGACGCGATCGCCGGCCCGCCCAGCGGCATCACGACCCGCGCGAACAGCCGCAGTTCACCGGCGCCGTCCAGGCGGGCCGCCTCCAGCAGTTCACGGGGGATCTCCGCGAAGAAGTTCCGTAGCAGGAACACCGCGAAGGGCAGCCCGAACCCGACGTGGAACAGGATCACGCCCAGAATGTTCCCGAACAGGCCGATCTTGCCGAACAGTTCGGCGATCGGGATCAGCGCCACCTGCACGGGCACCACCAACAGCCCCACGACGCCCAGGAACCACCAGTCCCGGCCCGGGAACTCCATCCACGCGAAGGCGTAGCCGGCGAGCGAGCCGATGACGACGACCAGGACCGTCGCCGGCACCGTGATCAGCACGGTGTTGACGAGCGAGTTGGTGATGTCGCTGTTCTCCAGGAGCTTCTGGTAGCTGTCGAAGGTGAGCTGGGAGGGCTGGGAGAACACCTTCCACCAGCCGCTGGCGCTCATGTCCTCGGGAGCGCGTAGCGAGGAGATCAGCAGACCGATGGTCGGCACCAGCCAGAACAGGCCGACGACGATGAGGAAGACGCGGACCAGCCCGCCGTTCAGCTTCTCCATGACCCATTCGAGCCGCTTCGTCACCGCCGCACCTCCCGCCTGAGCCGACGCACGTTGAACCACATCACCGGGATCACCAGCAGCAGCAGGAACACCGCGATCGCGCTGGCGATGCCGGGCTGGTCCTCGGAGAAGCCCTTGCGGTACAGCTCCAGCGCGAGCACGTTCGCGTCGTCCTGCGACGAGCCCGGGGCGATGATGAAGACCAGGTCGAACACCTTCAGCACGTTGATCATCAGGGTGACGGTGACGACCGCGAGGACCGGCGCGAGCAGCGGCACGGTGACCCTGCGGAACACCTGCCACTCGCTGGCGCCGTCGACGCGCGCGGCTTCCAGCAGTTCCCGCGGCACACCCGCCAGGCCGGCCGCGATCAGCACCATCGCGAAGCCCGCCCACATCCAGATGTACGAGCCGATGATCGACGGTGTGACCAGCGACGGGCCCAGCCAGTCCAGCCCGTTGTAGGCCTCCTTGAAGTTGCTCGCGGGGAGTCGGAGTTGAGCGCCGTCGGCCTTGGCGGGGAGGCTGAAGGTGCCGTCGGCGGCGGCCTTCGTCGATGCCACCACCTTGCCGTCCTTCACCGCCTCGATCCTCATCCCGGGGTAGCCCACCTCGGACGGGTCGGGCGCGCCGAGCGTGCCCACGCCCTTGCCGCGGGTGAAGTCCTGCCAGGTGGTGCCGGTGACCTTGCCGTCCTCGGGCTGGGCCCGGACGGCCTTCTTCGCGTCGTCGGGCATCTGGTCGGGGGCGACGCCGACCAGGGGGAGGGCGACCGGGGTGCCGGCCCGGACGGGCGTCCTGGTGATGAAGCCGCCCTGGTCGGCCCGCAGTGGCGAGTCGCGTCCCGGGTGGGCCTTCGGGAACGCCGACGCCTGGGCGAACGTGTCGTGGACGCCCACCCACACGGCGTTGGCGACGCCCTTGTCCGGGTCCTGGTCGTAGACCAGCCGGAAGATGATGCCGGCGGCCAGCATGGAGATCGCCATCGGCATGAA is a window encoding:
- a CDS encoding carbohydrate ABC transporter permease, with product MEKLNGGLVRVFLIVVGLFWLVPTIGLLISSLRAPEDMSASGWWKVFSQPSQLTFDSYQKLLENSDITNSLVNTVLITVPATVLVVVIGSLAGYAFAWMEFPGRDWWFLGVVGLLVVPVQVALIPIAELFGKIGLFGNILGVILFHVGFGLPFAVFLLRNFFAEIPRELLEAARLDGAGELRLFARVVMPLGGPAIASLGIFQFLWVWNDMLVALVFTNADSQPITVALQTQVRQFGNNIDVLAPGAFISMVIPLAVFFAFQRQFVSGVMAGAVK
- a CDS encoding carbohydrate ABC transporter permease; this encodes MATPAAAGAPGAPAPPRSRKSVTGTRKTVAALFLLPALVLLGALVVYPIGYSLVRSFYDQSGDGFAGVDNYKALFTDDGIRTALKNNIIWVVFAPTVATALGLIFAVLTERVRWGTAFKLVVFMPMAISMLAAGIIFRLVYDQDPDKGVANAVWVGVHDTFAQASAFPKAHPGRDSPLRADQGGFITRTPVRAGTPVALPLVGVAPDQMPDDAKKAVRAQPEDGKVTGTTWQDFTRGKGVGTLGAPDPSEVGYPGMRIEAVKDGKVVASTKAAADGTFSLPAKADGAQLRLPASNFKEAYNGLDWLGPSLVTPSIIGSYIWMWAGFAMVLIAAGLAGVPRELLEAARVDGASEWQVFRRVTVPLLAPVLAVVTVTLMINVLKVFDLVFIIAPGSSQDDANVLALELYRKGFSEDQPGIASAIAVFLLLLVIPVMWFNVRRLRREVRR